ATCAAGTCGGATACATTACCGTATTTTCTGACGGCACTTAAGGCGAGGGTATGGATCACAAACTCCTCTCTGGAGAGAGGGCTTGGATTTGTGGGAAAACATACGTTTTTTGTGAATACGTGGCATGGAACCCCTCTCAAGAAGATGGGGAATGATCTGAAAGAACAAAATGTTTCATTTAAGAGCAAAAATACATGGAATATGGATCTTTTTACGACACAGTCGTCCTACGAGATGGAAATCTTCACCCGGGTGTTTGAGCTGAAGCCGGGGATCTGCCGTGTGACGGGGCTTCCGCGCAATGATGAACTGGCCTGGGTGACCCGTGAGAAGCGCGCTGCCTGCAGGGAAAATCTGGGGATTGCCCCCGGACAGTGCGTCATCCTCTATGCGCCGACCTTCCGTGAGTATGAGAAGAACGAGGCGCTGCAGTGTGTATTTGCACCTCCGGTCCACTGGGAAAAATGGTTCAGGGCGCTGGGGGAGGAAACCGTCATTCTGGTGCGGGCACATTACGAGGCCGTGCGGAACATGCAGCTGCCGGAGGATACGAATGCCATACGTGATGTGTCAGATTACGAATCTCTGAATGAACTGATGATCGCTTCTGATATTCTGATATCCGATTATTCCAGCGTGTTTTTTGACTATTCGATCCTGGAAAAGCCCATGGTCTGCTTTGCTTACGACTATGAACAGTATGAGGCGGCGCGGGGAATGTATTTTGATATCAGAAAATGGCTGCCGGGCGGCAGCGTGACGGAAGATGAGCTGCTGAGCCTGCTGAAAGGACTGAAAGAACAGGGCGCATATGAGGCTGCCGCCGAGCAGACGCGGCGGTTCAGGCAGGAGTTTGTGGACAGCTGCGGACATGGGACGGACAATGTACTGAATGCTGTTGCCAAAAAATTAACCTTTTAAACAAACAGCGTATGTAGTATAATGTAAAAAATTATATGATACCAGGGTCAAAAGGTCCTGCGTTTCATGCCTGCATGAAACAGCATGACTTTGAGACACGTAAAACATGAGAAAGCAGCCCGGACAGGGCGGATTTCGAATGCTTTTCGGGTTGCGGGAGCACGCAGTGCGCAGCAATCCGCAGGTATCATGGGGCAAAACCTTTTTGCCCCTGACTCTATTATATGATACCAGGTGAGAAAAGATGAACCAAAGAAAAGATTTTGAACAATACAAACGAATTATGCGTTTTCTGTCTGCCATGATCCTTGTGGCAGCTCAGACGGCGGTTTTTGCCGTCTGCTGGTATCGCTTTTATAACCAGGAACTGCGCAAGCCGTATCTTAACAAAGGAAACCTGCTGATGATTGCGGTTTATCTGATCCTGCTGCTTGTGTTTCTGAATGCCTTCGGAGGCCTTAAGATCGGATATATGAAGAAAAGCAGTATTATCCTGTCCCAGGTACTTTCGATCGTTGCCATGCATGTGATCGTACTGATTCAGATCCTGCTGATATCAGGTAAGCTTTATCGACTGAGATGGCTGATCACGGTTACACTGGGGATGACTGCGGTGGATATACTGATCGCGGTGCTGTTTATCCAGGCATTTCATGTGCTGTACTATAAGGCATTTCCGCCGCGGAAAATGCTGCTGGTCTATGAGGAACGTCCTCCGCAGCCGCTGATGAGGAAAATGTATGAGCGCCGCGACAAATACAATATCTGTGAGCATGTGAATATTCAGGGGCGTATGGAAGAAGTTGAGAAACTGATCCTGAAATACGACGGTGTGATACTGTGTGATATCCATGCGAAAAGCAGAAACCACCTGCTGAAGTATTGCTATCAGAGGGGGATACGGGTCTATACGACACCGAAGATATCGGACATTATATTGAAGAATGCAGAGATATTACACCTGTTTGACACACCGCTGTTTCTGTCGAGAAATCAGGGACTGAGTTTTGAACAGCGTTTGCTGAAGCGCGGGATGGATTTTGTGGTGTCGTTGATATTGCTGGTGGCGGCCAGTCCTTTTATGCTGCTGACGGCAATCGCGGTAAAACTGTATGACCGCGGGCCGGCGCTGTTTAAACAGGAACGTGTGACCGTTAACGGAAAGAAGTTTCATGTTTATAAGTTTCGCAGCATGATCGTGAATGCAGAAGAGAACGGGGTGGCTGTACTGGCAACCAGGAATGACAGCCGAATCACTCCTGTCGGGAAATTTATCCGGGCGACAAGGCTGGATGAACTTCCGCAGCTCTTCAATATCCTGAAGGGGGATATGAGTCTCGTGGGTCCCAGACCGGAGCGTCCCGAGATCATAAAAAAATATGAGGCATCGATTCCGGAGTTTTCCTACAGGCTGAAAGTAAAGGCCGGGCTGACCGGGTATGCCCAGGTTTATGGAAAATACAATACGACGGCGTATGACAAGCTGAAACTGGATCTGATGTATATTGAGAATTATTCTCTGCTGCTGGATCTGAAGCTGATATTTATGACGGTTAAAGTAATGTTCATGAAAGAAAGCACCGAGGGACTGAGTAAAGAGCAGCTGGATGAGCTGATTACCAAGGAACACGTAAAAGGACAGTAATTGTTACTTTTTCTTGCCATTGTATCTGAAAAGTGGTATATTTGCGTTTATGAGGCTGCTTTGCCTTGATGAAGAATGGGAAGAATAGTATGAGGATGGTATGAAATGCAATTTTTTAGAGATACAAAAAAATATGCCGGCTACGTCGTCCGGTCTGCAAAATCACAGCTGAAAGCAGAAGTAGCAAGCTCCTATCTGAACTGGATCTGGTGGATATTGGATCCACTGTGTTTTATGCTGATTTATGCATTTATCTTTGGCGTGGTTTTTGACGGAAGGGAACCGTATTTTACGGCTTTTATTTTCGTCGGACTGACTGCATGGACTTTCTTTAATAAATGTGTACAGGCCAGCGTCAGGATGGTAAAAAATAACAAATCAATTATTGACAAGGTGTATATGCCCAAGTACGTGCTGGCGTACACGAGGATGGGCGTTGATGCGTTTAAGATGCTGATTTCATTTGTTATCGTGGCGTGCATGATGGTGGTATACCGCGTGGATCTGACATGGAATATTCTCCTGGCAATTCCGCTGGTATTCCTGTTGATGGTTATTACCTTTGCTGTGATGACGGTCTTCATGCATCTGGGGGTTTTTGTGGAAGACATGAGCAACATAGTGAATATACTTCTTCGTCTCCTGTTCTATGTCACCGGTATCTTTTATTCGGTCAATACAAGGCTCCCGGCACCTTACGGGGAGTGGGCCTTAAAGCTGAATCCGGTTGCCTATATTCTGGACGGGCTTCGAAAGTGTCTGCTGTATGGACAGACGCCGGATATGAGAATATTCGCGCTGTGGCTGGTGGCGGGGATTCTTGTCGCGGCGATTGGCGTTAAGATTATCTATCGATATGAAAATGGTTATGCAAAGGTGGTTTAGGGTATGCAGGAGCAGGAATATGCGATCGAGGTAAAGGATCTGCGGATCAGCTATCGCTGTCTGAAGTCCTTTTCTGTAAAGAAAAGTTTTTTTAAGCTGAAAAAAAGTAAGGCAGAGGTATTCGAGGCAGTCCGGGGAGTTTCTTTTAAAGTCCCTAAAGGTGATATCATGGGTATCGTCGGAAAGAATGGGAGCGGAAAATCTACGATGCTACGGGCGCTGGCCGGGATTTTCTCGGCTGATTCCGGCAGCATCGACCTTCATGGGTATTCAATCTCACTCCTGGCGATCGGAGTCGGATTTCAGAAGGCGCTGAGCGGCAGGGAGAATATCTATCTGTCAGGAATGCTGCTGGGATTTTCAGAAGACCAGGTAAAGGCAAAGGTGGGTGAAATCATCGAGTTTGCCGGACTTGGGAAGTTTATCGATATGCCGGTCAAAACATATTCAAGCGGTATGTACTCGAAGCTGGCATTTTCCATCACTGCGATACTGGAGACCGATATCATGCTGATTGATGAAGTTTTAAGTGTTGGAGATGCAAAGTTCAAAAAGAAAAGCTATCAGAAGATGAAAGAACTGATCATGGATAAGGACAGAACCGTTATCATTGTCTCGCACAGCTCGGATACTATTCGTGAGCTCTGCACGAGCGTGCTGTGGCTGCACGAAGGCGAGGTCAAAATGTTGGGAGATCCGCAGGAAGTCATGGATAAATATGAAGAATTCATGCAATAGGAAAAAATGGAGGAATCATGAAGAGAGTGATTACGTACGGTACATTTGACCTGCTGCATTACGGGCATATCAATATTCTGAGACGGGCAAAACAGTTGGGAGATTACCTGATCGTTGCGCTGTCGACGGATGAATTTAACTGGAATATGAAGCAGAAGAAGTGCTACTTTACTTATGAAGAGAGAAAACAGCTGCTTGAGGCAATCCGTTATGTTGATCTTGTGATACCGGAGAAAAACTGGGAGCAAAAAGTGTCTGATGTGAAAGAATATCATATTGATACCTTTGTGATAGGAGATGACTGGAAAGGAAAATTTGATTTTCTGAAAGACTGCTGTGATGTTGTATATCTGCCGCGTACGCCTGAGATCTCAACGACTCAGATCAAATGTGATTTGAATAAAGAGTAAGCGGGGGGACATGATGTACTCCGGATTGTGTTTATGGAGAAAGATTTATTTTGTTTTAAGAGGTGGGTCATTGACATTCCGTTTTTATAAAAACGGTTTGATTTGGTGCCCGCCTTTGGACGTTTAAGAGGTATGAGAGATGGTTACAGCTTGTAAAACCATGCTTTTCTGTGTATAGTATGGATAGAAGACAACGGGGAAATTGATAATTTAAGGGTAACAGTTACATTTAAGGAGTGAATTATGTCACGCAGGATTAAATTTATGCTGAGTACAGTCGTCGTACTCTGCATTACATTTTGGGCATCTGCCAAAGTGGAGGCGGCTGCAAGAATTCATTATATCGCGCTGAAGGGATCTACGGATGCGATACTCTTGGAAGACAACGGTCGTTTTGGGATTGTAGATTCCGGCGAGGACTGGGACTATCCGCAGGGTGATGATCTTAAGTATCCATATCGTACCGGCATCGTGACAGATCAGGGATTTGAACAGCAGGTGATCTATTATATGAAGTCTGTAGGAGTGACATCGTCAAATCTGGATTTTTATATTGGAACACATGCACACAGCGATCATATAGGCAGCGGTGATGAGATCGTCAATTATTTCAAACCAAAGAAACTTTATCTAAAGAAATACTCAGACAGCAACCTGTCCGCTACCAACAAAAGATGGGACAATTCATATATTTATAACGGGCTGCTGGGGGCCGCCCGCGATAATAGGGTGACAGTGGTTCAGAACCTGACGGAGGGCATGCAGATAAAACTGGGCAGTCAGATGAAGCTTACACTGTATAACACGGTGGTTCGCAAAAAGATACCGGATGAGAATTCCAATTCCATTATCATCAAAGTAAATGCCTGCGGAAGAACTACCGTGCTGACGGGAGATGCAGTTCCGGAAGTCGTAAGATGGCTGCTGAACAATAAAAAACTGGGGAACACTGATATTCTGAAACTCCCCCATCACGGATACAGGCAGAATAATCCGGACGATATTCTGAAAAAATTCGCACCCGGGACTGCCGTGGTTACGGGGCCGGTATCGAATATGGACAGCGGTACTCAGAATCTGCTGCGCAGTATGGGAACTGATGTGAAAAGCACCTGTTCGACGGCACAGGCGGCGATTGTTTCGCAGTTTACAGCTGCGGGATATACATGCTCCGCGAAAAGCATCAAAGGCGGCTGGTTTACGTATGATGGCGGACGGTATTACATGGATACGGCAGGGCGCCCGGCAGTCGGCTGGAAGAAAATATCCGGCAAGTGGTATTATTTTGACAAGACAGGTAAGGCTAAAACTGGCTGGATAAAATATAAGGGGAACTATTATTTTCTTAACCGCAAAGACACTGCGTATTACAGGCAGGGCGCTATGCTGACAGACTGGAAAGTGATCGATGGAAAGACGTATTATTTTAAAAAGGACAGCGGTGAGATGCTGACAGGCTGGCAGACGATCGGAGGAAAAATATTCTATCTGAAAGAAAGCGGAGCGGGAGGCGACTGCGGTCAGGTTATGAAGGGATGGCAGGTGTATAAGGGACGTACCTACTATCTGCAGATGGCGGGAGAAAAAGGCACCGCGGGCCGGATGCTGACAGGGTGGCTGAATATCGGCGGCAAAATGTTCTATCTCAACAGGACCGGCAATGTCAGCTGGACTAAGGGAATGCTGCTGACAGGCTGGCAGACGATCGGCGGAAAATCGTATTATCTGAATCCTTCAGGGACAGCCGGGGTACGGGGATGTGCCGCCGCCGGATGGCTGACGTTAAACGGTAAGACGTATTACCTGAATCCGTCGGGAGAGGCCGGAGTCAAAGGGACACTGCTGACAGGCTGGCAGACGGTCGGCAACGAACAGTATTACTTCATTAAGGGAGGAACTGTCGGAGGGATCAGAGGAAAGATGCTGCTGGGGTGGCAGACGATTGGTGCACATGAGTATTACCTGGAGCCTTCGGGAACAGCCGGTGTACTCGGTAAGGCTGCGAAAGGGTTCCGCACGATTGACGGAAATACTTACTATTTCCAGGTGGCCGGGGGCCCCGGGGCAGCCGGCAGACAGATCAAAGGCAGCATTCAGACCTGGGACGACTATGTATATACATTCCACAGTCAGACAGGAGCTCTTTTTGACATTACGGGTGTGACCACGGACGTGAGCAGCAGCGGGGCACAGGAACAGTCCATGCTGCAGTACAATGCGGTGAAATCCGGGGAATATGGCATAGCGTCGGCTGCCTTTAAACTGAAATCACAGCCGGCGGCCGGAAACCTGGAGTACCGGACCTGCCAGAGAGAAGCAGGATGGGATACATCGGCAGACGGAACCTGGAAGAAAAACGGAGAGATGAGCGGTATATCCGGAATAAACGGAGGCGGGATCCA
The Ruminococcus gauvreauii genome window above contains:
- a CDS encoding CDP-glycerol glycerophosphotransferase family protein translates to MKRKLMSFIKYCRPVYDLYYYLGTGLLNFLKLFVRTDERLILFNSFGGKSFNDSPRAIYEAMCRDPRFAGFRFVWAFQEPEKFTVKNGEKIKSDTLPYFLTALKARVWITNSSLERGLGFVGKHTFFVNTWHGTPLKKMGNDLKEQNVSFKSKNTWNMDLFTTQSSYEMEIFTRVFELKPGICRVTGLPRNDELAWVTREKRAACRENLGIAPGQCVILYAPTFREYEKNEALQCVFAPPVHWEKWFRALGEETVILVRAHYEAVRNMQLPEDTNAIRDVSDYESLNELMIASDILISDYSSVFFDYSILEKPMVCFAYDYEQYEAARGMYFDIRKWLPGGSVTEDELLSLLKGLKEQGAYEAAAEQTRRFRQEFVDSCGHGTDNVLNAVAKKLTF
- a CDS encoding sugar transferase, giving the protein MNQRKDFEQYKRIMRFLSAMILVAAQTAVFAVCWYRFYNQELRKPYLNKGNLLMIAVYLILLLVFLNAFGGLKIGYMKKSSIILSQVLSIVAMHVIVLIQILLISGKLYRLRWLITVTLGMTAVDILIAVLFIQAFHVLYYKAFPPRKMLLVYEERPPQPLMRKMYERRDKYNICEHVNIQGRMEEVEKLILKYDGVILCDIHAKSRNHLLKYCYQRGIRVYTTPKISDIILKNAEILHLFDTPLFLSRNQGLSFEQRLLKRGMDFVVSLILLVAASPFMLLTAIAVKLYDRGPALFKQERVTVNGKKFHVYKFRSMIVNAEENGVAVLATRNDSRITPVGKFIRATRLDELPQLFNILKGDMSLVGPRPERPEIIKKYEASIPEFSYRLKVKAGLTGYAQVYGKYNTTAYDKLKLDLMYIENYSLLLDLKLIFMTVKVMFMKESTEGLSKEQLDELITKEHVKGQ
- a CDS encoding ABC transporter permease: MQFFRDTKKYAGYVVRSAKSQLKAEVASSYLNWIWWILDPLCFMLIYAFIFGVVFDGREPYFTAFIFVGLTAWTFFNKCVQASVRMVKNNKSIIDKVYMPKYVLAYTRMGVDAFKMLISFVIVACMMVVYRVDLTWNILLAIPLVFLLMVITFAVMTVFMHLGVFVEDMSNIVNILLRLLFYVTGIFYSVNTRLPAPYGEWALKLNPVAYILDGLRKCLLYGQTPDMRIFALWLVAGILVAAIGVKIIYRYENGYAKVV
- a CDS encoding ABC transporter ATP-binding protein, with protein sequence MQEQEYAIEVKDLRISYRCLKSFSVKKSFFKLKKSKAEVFEAVRGVSFKVPKGDIMGIVGKNGSGKSTMLRALAGIFSADSGSIDLHGYSISLLAIGVGFQKALSGRENIYLSGMLLGFSEDQVKAKVGEIIEFAGLGKFIDMPVKTYSSGMYSKLAFSITAILETDIMLIDEVLSVGDAKFKKKSYQKMKELIMDKDRTVIIVSHSSDTIRELCTSVLWLHEGEVKMLGDPQEVMDKYEEFMQ
- the tagD gene encoding glycerol-3-phosphate cytidylyltransferase; translation: MKRVITYGTFDLLHYGHINILRRAKQLGDYLIVALSTDEFNWNMKQKKCYFTYEERKQLLEAIRYVDLVIPEKNWEQKVSDVKEYHIDTFVIGDDWKGKFDFLKDCCDVVYLPRTPEISTTQIKCDLNKE
- a CDS encoding N-acetylmuramoyl-L-alanine amidase family protein, yielding MSRRIKFMLSTVVVLCITFWASAKVEAAARIHYIALKGSTDAILLEDNGRFGIVDSGEDWDYPQGDDLKYPYRTGIVTDQGFEQQVIYYMKSVGVTSSNLDFYIGTHAHSDHIGSGDEIVNYFKPKKLYLKKYSDSNLSATNKRWDNSYIYNGLLGAARDNRVTVVQNLTEGMQIKLGSQMKLTLYNTVVRKKIPDENSNSIIIKVNACGRTTVLTGDAVPEVVRWLLNNKKLGNTDILKLPHHGYRQNNPDDILKKFAPGTAVVTGPVSNMDSGTQNLLRSMGTDVKSTCSTAQAAIVSQFTAAGYTCSAKSIKGGWFTYDGGRYYMDTAGRPAVGWKKISGKWYYFDKTGKAKTGWIKYKGNYYFLNRKDTAYYRQGAMLTDWKVIDGKTYYFKKDSGEMLTGWQTIGGKIFYLKESGAGGDCGQVMKGWQVYKGRTYYLQMAGEKGTAGRMLTGWLNIGGKMFYLNRTGNVSWTKGMLLTGWQTIGGKSYYLNPSGTAGVRGCAAAGWLTLNGKTYYLNPSGEAGVKGTLLTGWQTVGNEQYYFIKGGTVGGIRGKMLLGWQTIGAHEYYLEPSGTAGVLGKAAKGFRTIDGNTYYFQVAGGPGAAGRQIKGSIQTWDDYVYTFHSQTGALFDITGVTTDVSSSGAQEQSMLQYNAVKSGEYGIASAAFKLKSQPAAGNLEYRTCQREAGWDTSADGTWKKNGEMSGISGINGGGIQAIEMRLTGALKDQYDLYYQVYVVDYGWLGWAVNGGTAGVQTSGSGKAVGEIGAVHIQLRPKNSAYGSPGDGESPILGIELPDRTGLWAAADDARTVLDGNESDYSIPSWQALTEAYLKAQEVLENYVQAGQDALDDAESSLRSALDSLVRAPDVSGLAAKKALKETRYPNNDETAALYTEESWETLQHAYDDAKVILENYRDGYTQAETDAAEAALAAAMEQMQPAQEEIPKPEASPSPEESPEPENSVTPEETPEQMPDPVPVETETAFGEQGPVMTEPQTE